The DNA region aataatatcaaacataaagaacaaataataatatcaaataaagaacaaataataatatcaaacataaagaacaaataataatatcaaacaaagaacaaataataatatcaaacaaagaacaaataataatatcaaataaagaacaaataataatatcaaacattacattacattacattacagtcatttagcagacgcttttatccaaagcgacttacaggaagtgtattcaacataggtattcaagagaactactagtcaccagaagtcataagtgcatctcctttcttaaacaagcatcttaaagcataaaccagagcaaaagtatagtgcagaggcaagttactacgaaaacaataattgcaacagactaatacgaatataataagtgctacaaactactacgaataggataagtgcagtaaacgaatacaaattcaataagtgcagcgaactgatacgaatacagtaagtgctacgaggaagtgctattgttttcatagtaatctgcctctgcactatacttttgctctggcttatactttgagatgcttgtttaagaaaggagatgcacttatgacttctggtgactagtagttctcttgaatacctatgttgaatacacttcctgtaagtcgctttggataaaagcgtctgctacatgactgtaatgtactgtaatgtaatgaaggctcagggtagtacttctttatcagggtagtacttctttatcaggtagtacttctttatcaggtagtacttctttatcagtagtacttcatgaagaggtgaggttaaagatgggcagtgactctgctgtcctgaggtcagtggggagttcattcctccactgaggggtcaggacaggaagaagctgtgaccgggtggatcggctgcagggacctctgagcgacggggcaaccagtcaccccgaggcagcagagaggagtggtgggggggtgtagggcttcatggtctggagataggaaggagctgttcctctcactgccctgtaggcaccagagtctgtagctggatgctcctacagggagccagtgtagagaacggagaagggaagttgtgtgggagaacttgggtcattgaacaccagacgagctgcagctttctggacgagctccagaggtctgatggccgacgccggggctccagtagtgagttgcagtagtccaggcgggagatgaccagagcctgtagagcacctgcaccgtctcctcagggaggaaggggagaatcctcctgatgttgtagaggaggaatctgcaggagcgtgtgaccgatgcaatgtttgctgagaacgacagttggtcgtccagggtcacacccagattcctcacagtcccagttggcgtcaccacggcaaacataaagaacaaataataatatcaaacataaagaacaaataataatatcaaacataaagaacaaataataatatcaaacataaagaacaaataataatatcaaataaagaacaaataataatatcaaacataaagaacaaataataatatcaaacaaagcACAATAACCTCAGTGGTATTACTTATCATCACACTGTGTTTAATGCAGATATATGCTACAGTTACTTCTACTGTAGTTTCCTCACATCTTTTATGTATATTTCATGATTGTTTTGCAGTACTTGcttatatatttgatttattgttctcttattatgtttatgttttgcatAATTTTTAGACAGCCAATGCTTCATTATTCTAAAagctttattctttattttatgttacctCTAAACTTTGTCTTTAATTGCTATTTGGACTGTTTCTGCTTCATTCTAGAATCCGGTTTATGAAGTTTCCACATAGAACTGCTTTGGTGTATTAgttcaaaacaacataaatcaaAGATATAAGCAagtactgcaaaaaaaacaaccagaaatatacatttaaaatgtaagaaaactacataaaaacagatgaaatgaAAGCTATTGTTTAAAGAGTAAACCTGGTGAACCTGTAGTTCCCCGCCGGGCCGCTGGGGGGCAGCGTGACGTCGCAGCTGCTTCCGGTCTGCGGCAGCTACAGAGGAACAGACGCTGGGCGGTGATTGGCTGCTGAGAGGGGCGTGTTGTGACGTCAGAGCGACCAGTGAAGATGGCGGCGGTGACCAGAGGCTCCTTCAGCGCGCTCAGACAGCTGGTGAGTTGTTTCCGCTGCTAACTGACGTCATCAGCCTGTCAGCCCgtcagcctgttagcttagcctgTTAGCTGCCGTAACGTCTACTGCCAGGCCAATTCTGATGCTAATAATGCTAACAGACGCAGCTCAGTGTTAGCCGCTAACATGCTaactgctaacatgctaactgctaacatactaacatgctaactgctaacatgctaactgtGTGTTTAGCATGCAGCCTCAGTTAGCCTCAGTTAGCTTCAGTTAGCCTCAGTTAGCTTCAGTTAGCTTCAGTTAGCTTCAGTTAGCCTCAGTTAGCATCCTGTAGGTGAACCAGCTGCTGGGTCACAGAGAGCTGAAGTAGTCCGgaggctaacggctaacaggatgCCCTCTGGTCCtttactgcaggactaatacacacaatacctgtctgtctctgaggactctgtctgtctgtctgtctgtctgtctctgaggactctgtctgtctgtctgtctctgaggactctacctgtctgtctgtctctgaggactctacctgtctgtctgtctctgaggactctgtctgtctgtctgtctgtctgtctgtctgtctgtctctgaggactctgtctgtctgtctgtctctgaggactctacctgtctgtctgtctctgaggactctgtctgtctgtctgtctgtctgtctgtctgtctctgaggactctgtctgtctgtctgtctctgaggactctgtctgtctgtctgtctctgaggactctacctgtctgtctgtctctctctgaggactctacctgtctgtctgtctgtctctgaggaCTCTGTCTGTCATGTGATCTTTGTTCTGgttctcttcctgtcagctgaccCATCAGTACCGACGTCGATGTTTCCGACTGCAGAACTTCAGAACCAACAGAACCGTTCAGCCTCTGAGCTTCAGATGTGGGACAAACCTCCAGATGTTCAGCAGCAGGACGCTGCACTCGTCCACCGGTAGGTCCAGACCAGCAGGGACCAAAGTCCAGACACAAAGCCTGGGTCTGGTTCTTGTTCTCGGGAACTTTATCCAGTGAACTCCTCAGAGTTCAGATCCGGTCTATCTAGTTTCAGGTATTCAGGAAGTCGCTGGGTGTCTGTTACACCTCATAGAAGTTACCATGGTAACCGGATCATCACTTGGTTTTTGGCGACAGGGTTTTTCCTGGTTCAGAGAATCCAGATCCACAGGTTTCATTACACAGAACAACAATGAGATAGAGGTTTAATAATCAGGAAGTGATGAAGACgtggtgatgatgtcactgatgatgTCGTTGATGATGTCACCTTGTTTTCTCCTGCAGGGAGTCGAGGACCAATCGTCTCGTTCAAACTGTCCGACATCGGAGAGGGAATCATGGAGGTGACGGTGAAGGAGTGGTGAGTCCCGAGAGAAGCAGACTACCGAGACTACCGGGACCACCAGACTACTGACTCTGACCCGGGACCACTTAGTCCCTTACTGaatctgtgtgtctctcaggtACGTGAAGGAGGGGGACAAGGTTTCTCAGTTCGACAGTATCTGTGAAGTTCAGAGCGACAAGGCGTCCGTCACCATCACCAGCCGCTACGACGGAGTCATCAAGAAGCTCTACTACGACGTGGACGCCACGGCTTTAGTGGGAAAACCACTGGTGGACATCGAGACCGAGTCCAGTTCAGGTGAGACGGGTTACCTGATGCTAGTCTGGAACCAGGTCTTCAGTTTCTCCTGTTGGTCTGGGTCAGACTAAAACCTTGTTGTTGATCAGAGGTGATCCAGGAGGAGGACGTGGTGGAGACGCCCGCCATGGCTCAAGAAGAACACACCCACCAGGAGATCAAAGGTCTCAAGACTCAGGCCACGCCCGCCGTCAGGCGCCTCGCCATGGAGAACAACGTGAGTCTGAGTCCCCCAGTCTGAGTCCGGACCATCCAGTGTTTCCAGTCTGTGTTAAGTGTTCCCTGTCTGTTACTGGTTTAAAGCTCAGTGAGGTGGTGGCGACCGGGAGAGACAGTTTGTCTCCAGGGTTCCCAGTGTAACCTGTTACTGGTTTAACTGGTCTGACTCTCAGATTAAGCTCAGTGAGGTGGTGGGGACGGGGAGAGACAGTTTGTCTCCAGGGTTCCCAGTGTAACCTGGTGGTGGGGACGGGGAGAGACAGTTTGTCTCCAGGGTTCCCAGTGTAACCTGTTACTGGTTTAACTGGTCTGACTCTCAGATTAAGCTCAGTGAGGTGGTGGGGACCGGGAGAGACGGACGGATCTTGAAGGAGGACATCCTGAACTTCCTGGCGAAGCAGACCGGAGCCATCATTCCTCCGACCCTGTTCCAGGAGATCCAGACTCCGGctccgccccctgctgctgctgctgccaggccCGTGAGCACCACGGCAGCCATCAAAGCTCCTCCCACCACACCCAGACCTGTGTTCACCGGGAAGGACGTCACCGAGCCCCTGAAAGGTCAGAgctagggctgggcgatattgcctaaaaaataaatccccGATTTCTTCACCAAAAATCCGATTTCCGATTTAAATCGATTTTCTGACcctagccccccccccccccccctcccccacccacccccagaCCCAATCATATGCAGAGGACAAATAATTAGTTGttccaaaataatatatttccttttattattttgatttccCCCCTTGGGGTTTAAGTGCAATCAAGAACAACTAGCCAAAAAGGCATTATGGCAGTAAACAGTGTAACatgtaacataacataaaatacaataaaatatttctgtaaacatgaaatattaataataataagaggtTGTTCTGATAAAGTGCCCAAATAACATTCAACAAAGCATGTACTTGGGGTCCAAaactttttgcatatttatgaaACCTGGCTTTTCCACCGTATACATTGGGACCATATCCTTTGCTATATACATAGCGATCGCATCAGTTATGGCTTTCCAGCGGGCCGAATTCTTTTCATATGGGATGCAGTTGGCAAAGGTTTGTGTGACGGTGGTCTGTATTTTAGTAGCTGTGCGTGTGGTGCTTGTGGTGCCGCGGTCTCCCTCATTCCGCTGCGCGCAACATTTCTCCCATTCGGCGGGATGTTTTTGCCTGAGGTGCTGCAGTAAATTCGTCGTACTGCTGCCTTTGCTAGCAACAGACTTCGAACAGACTTTGCAGCGGGGTGTTGTCTGCTCTAAATCTGACCTCGCGAACGCAAACCAATTCCAAATAACGGATGACACCGTGCCTTTCTTAGGAACATAATCTTCCCGACTCGatgccatgtttgtttgtgcatcacTTTCGCTTCATTCCGAACTACGGGAGCTGAGAGGGAAGCGTTGGCGGATGTTGAAGAGAAAACcgattttcatttaaacaaatcgACGTGAGCTACACACTCGAGTTAATCGATAAAATCGGTttatcgcccagccctagtCAGAGCTGTTGATACCATCATGTCACTGGTCATACTGGTGAAGTGTTACTGGTTTAATCAGCACCAGGACATCATTCAGTCTCTCAGGGACCCAGAGGTGGTGGTCTGTAGATGCTGGTTCACTGAGACCCTAGACCAGGTCTCTGAAGCTGCTTGTGTCCTCCAGGTTTCCACAGGGCGATGGTGAAGACGATGACGGCGGCGCTGAAGATCCCTCACTTCGGTTACTGTGACGAGGTGGACATGAGCCGCCTGGTGGCTCTGAGGGCCGAACTCCGACCCCTGGCTGAAGGTCGCGGGGTCAAACTGAGCTACATGCCCTTCTTCATCAAGGTACGGCGCTCACCTCGCTGCTGATTGGTTGAACGCTTGGTGTTGATGTTAACGCTGCACTCTCATTGGTCCAGGCTGCCTCCATGGGTCTCCTCCACTTTCCCATCCTCAACTCCTCATTGGACGAAGGCTGCCAGAACATCACGTACAAGGTCCAGACTCCGCCCCCTCCTCACACGTTCACATTTATATCAGCTTCCATGTGTTCCACGTGTTCCACGTGTTCCATGTGTTGTTGTGCTACAGATGTAGACGGTTCCATTAGATACTTTAGTTTAACAGAAACATAACGTCTCAATgttacaaagacacacaatgaATTATAGAAGATATGAATACgtaatattgtatatttacgAGATTTCACAACAACACGTTATCACAACAAAAGATGAAAACGGTGAATTCATCTTCTGCAGAGTAAAGTTCATCCACACAGTGAAGACGCATCAGAGGAATGATTTATTGAGGAAACGAATTAGAATCCACATGAAACATAATTCtgtgtatattgtatttttcttaaaatagaTTTGGGTCTTCTGTTGAAACAACGTGGATCTTCTGCTTTAAACGAAAATATTGAACTCCTCTGGAACACAAGATGTTTATAGATCATCAATGTGTAGGATTAATAAACACCAGTAAGAGGAGACGGATTTGAAACATAGTTCTGGATTGATGTTTTTCAGTAAATGTAAACCAGGATTCCTCAAAGCTTTACCGTTTTTCCTGGATGAACTACAAATTGTAAAACAATCGTTGAAGCTGAAGTTAATAACGTTGATAAATCAGCTTAATTTCCTAATCGATCATCAATGAAGCTGCTCTTCAAACTGAAGTCTTTGACTTGATCATAActctttgttatttttagtaTGTTTATCTCTTGGTTTAAGAGTACTGAAAAAAGTGAAGATGATCTGACATGTATGAAAACAGATGAAGATGTTATCGATCAGAGTTCCTGTAACTCGTATTGATTTATGAATTAGAGGGAAAAGTAACTAAAGAACAGTGATGAACCAACAACAAGTCGTTCCTCAAACATCCGGCTGGGAGAAGTTCTTCTGTTGTTGATTCAGATGAACCTCATGGATGAAGATACCTGAGCCCTTCAGACCTTTAGCTTTGTTTACACCAGAACCTTTGATGGGACTTCAACGGGTCGGTGCCTCCCAGCCAATGAGTCCGATCCAGCTCTAGCTCTAGTTTCAGAGGATCCATATCTAGCTCCAGTTTATATCATAAACAAACATCAGTGGCCTCGTTAATCTTTAATTAGTCCAGAATCAGTCGGTCTAAGTTTGGAACCCGGCTCCACGTGTTTCTGTTCTGCAGGCGTCTCATAACATCGGCCTGGCGATGGACACCATTCAGGGTCTGCTGGTTCCCAACGTGAAGAACGTTCAGCTGCTCAGTGTGTTCGATATCGCTCAGGAGTTAAACCGCCTGCAGACGCTCGGCGCCGCAGGGCAGCTGGGAACCAACGAGATGACTGGAGGAACCTTCACCCTGTCCAACATCGGATCAGTGAGTTCTACAGCGCCACACTGGAACCTCACAACGACATAGTAGAACCTCACAAATACATAGTAGAACCTCCtaaagagacatagtagaaccTCATAAAGAGACATGGTAGAACCTCACAAAGAGACATGGTAGAACCTCACAAAGACATAGTAGAACCTCAAAGAGACACTAGAACCTCAACGACGATGTAATAAAACCACATCGACGCAGTAGAACCTTTATGACACACCAGGCCCTCAACCACACACTAGAACCCGCTGCACATCTCcctgatatgattgtgtttgtttgtggtctGGATTAGATTGGAGGGACGTACACCAAACCGGTCATTCTTCCTCCTGAAGTCGCCATCGGAGCTCTGGGAAAACTCCAGGTTGGTTCCAACAACATGGATCCTCATCAGGGTTCTGTTTCTACCGTAACGTGCTGTTGTGATTGTAACAgttacagcgggtaaaataagtattgaacacgtcaccatttttctcagtaaatatatttctaaaggtgctattgacatgaaatgttcaccagatgtcggtaacaacccaagtaatccatacatacaaagaaaaccaaacaaataagttcagaaatgaagttatgtgtaataaaatggaatgacacagggaaaaagtattgaacacatgaagaaagggaggtgcaaaaagtcatggaaagccAGGACACCAtctgaaatctatcagtgattagaaagcaatcctgccccttgtcagtgcaaatgaatatcagctggttcagtcccaactgatggcctataaaaaacccaagtaatccatacatacaaagtgtctcattaccaaggtgtcacacaagaaacacaaagaaaaaacaaacaaataagttcagaaatcatgatgggtaaaagcaaagagctctctcaagaccttcacaaccttattgttgcagaacatactgatggcattggttccagaaggatttctaaacttctgaatgttccagtgagcactgttggggccataatccggaagtggaaagaacatcatttcaccataaaccggccacgacaggtgctcctcgcaagatttctgacagaggagtgaaaagaattatcagaagagttgtccaagagccaaggagcactagtggagagcttcagaaagacctggaatcagcaggtacaattgtttcaaagaaaacaataagtaatgcatcaaccaccgtggcctgtatgcacgctcaccacgcaagactccactgctgaagaaaaagcatgttgaagctcgtttaaagtttgctgcacaacattcagacaagcctgtgaaatactgggagaatatagtctggtcagatgagaccaacatggaactctttggatgccataataccaccatgtttggaggtcaaatggcactgcacatcaccccaaaaacaccagaccaacagtgaagtttggaggtggaacatcatggtgtggggctggttttcagcatacggcactggcaaacttcatataattgaaggaaggatgaatggaaaaatgtaccgagacattcttgataaagatctgctgccatctagcaggatgatgaagatgaaaggagggtggacatttcagcaagacaatgatcccaaacacacagccaaggaaactctccattggtttcagagaaagaaaataaagctgctagaatggcccagccaatcacctgacctgaatccaatagaaactctatggaaagaactaaagatcagagttcatagaagaggcccacggaaccttcaagatctgaagactgtttgtgtggaagaatgggccaaaatcacacctgagcaatgcatgccactagtttctccatacaggaggcgtcttgaagctgtcatcaccaacaaaggcttctgtaccaagtattaaatacatttcagtaagcgtggtcaatactttttccctgtgtcattccattttattacacataacttaatttctgaacttatttgtttggttttctttgtatgtatggattacttgggttgttaccgacatctggtgaacatttcatgtcaatagaacctttagaaatatatttactgagaaaaatggtgctgtgttcaatacttattttacccgctgtatctgTAGTTTTCCAATGTTTAAGTTGCAGGATGCGTATTTGGTATTCGAATATTCATAAATGATTTTATGAAGGATGTTGCCCAGTTGGAGTTTGTTCAGTTAAAGAACCGAAGccaaaaatctatttaataaattaaagattGACAGAAcagagcaaaataaatgaatctgttGACTTCACGTTCTTATCCGTCAGGTTCTTCCTCGGTTCGACGCCGGTGGTCAGGTGGTTAGAGCTCACATCATGAACGTCAGCTGGTCGGCGGATCATCGCATCATCGATGGAGCCACCATGTGTCGGTTCTCCAACCTGTGGAGGGAGTACCTGGAGAATCCGGCCAGCATGCTGCTGGACCTCAAATAGACAGATCAatatttcccatcagccccggGGAGACCTTCACTTCTCCTCCAACCGCCTTCGCTCATTCTTTCTGTTCGAGGCCTTCCCGTTCACTCGTCGTTTCCTTGTTGCCTTTGAGCAAGGcagcgggaggaggaggggtcaGCCTGTCAATCATGTTTCCATGACgaccattaacacacacacagtggaggtTAGAGGTAGTTAGTCTGTTACTAATGTTTCACAAGatctatttaaaataatgacCAGTAATAAATGAAATCACTAAAACCAGTGGACATGCATTGAACCGGTGGAGAACCCGCTTAAAGGGGCTTTTAGTGTACTGCTGTTCCTGGTTGGTCCTCATTGATCCAGATCCCAGTGTTGTCACCTAAACATTTGGGTTCTTCTGAAGCTGGATGTGGATCCAGGATCTGGTCTGAGATCAGTTAGTAAAGGGAAACATTGAAAACAGCAGAATTCTCCTTTTGAGAACTTTGAAACTGGTTCTCTCTAGAACCGGGTTCCTGTTCCTGAAACATCTGAGTCCAACAGTGAATTCATTAATAAACTAATTAtcttcacattgtgtttttagatCCTATTTATCTGCAGTCTGATCTCCTTGATTTAAGAGTTCATGTATGCAAATGAGGTGGGCGGAGTCAGCATGCCTCATGTCATGtgactaaattattttatttatcagcaGGACCAACAATGATTCACTTCTCTGAGGTTCTGATCAACACGAGCTCAGTTAAACATTGATTCATGAAATGATTCTGGTTCTGATCactttgtttctctcctctgtaCGGGATCAGAACCAGTTTCTCTCCTCTGTACGGGATCAGAACCAGTTTCTCTCCTCTGTACGGGATCAGAACCAAAAACTAAAGAGACATTTGTAAATCAGCTGAATTCCTGTTGGTCTGGTTCCTGGGCTGGTGTGGAAGAGGTCTATCTGTAGACCTGACCCCGTTGTGGTCCGACCCGTTTGTTGCCTGTACTGAAGACTGTTACAGAACCTGTGAATACTCTCTGGTGTTGGTAGAATGTTTCTCttcctgctttgtgttttagtttttagcGACCGACtaaatgtaaaagtgtaaaaaaaagaaacgtagctttttgtatttttgggtCTGTTTGAACCTGGTGGAGAACTTTGAATAAAGTTGAAGTGAACAAACTCTACTTTGTCTTATTGAACATCATGACTGGAGGAGAGAAAACTGATCGATGTTATTGATTCTCTAACAGGAgaatgaaacaaatcaataacctccatgtttgtttttgtttcaacacGACCATCAATGTTTAGCTGCAGAAACATAGATCAGGTTCAGAATATGAAAACGTCTggagacattttttatgtagCTAAGAGTTATTGATCCAGACTGTTTTTACAGATACTAGACTTCCTGTTCTTGAGGATACtgacacatcctctgtccttacaccctcacatcctctgtccttacaccctcacatcctctgtccttacaccctcacatcctctgtccttacaccctcacatcctctgtccttacaccctcacatcctctgtccttacaccctcacatcctctgtccttacacatcctctgtccttacaccctcctctgtccttacaccctcacatcctctgtccttacaccctcacatcctctgtccttacaccctcacatcctctgtccttacaccctcacatcctctgtccttagcccctcacatcctctgtccttacaccctcacatcctctgtccttacaccctcacatcctctgtccttagcccctcacatcctctgtccttagcccctcacatcctctgtccttacaccctcacatcctctgtccttacacatcctctgtccttacaccctcacctcctctgtccttacaccctcacatcctctgtccttagcccctcacctcctctgtccttacaccctcacctcctctgtccttacaccctcacatcctgtccttacaccctcacatcctctgtccttacacctctccttacccctcacatcctctgtccttagaccctcacctcctctgtccttagaccctcacatcctgtccttacaccctcacaacctctgtccttacaccctcacaacctctgtccttacaccctcacctcctctgtccttagatccttctcccaggatggacagaatgagcagcataacagagatacaacacattcaatgtttatgacataaatgattcatataatcacagtagtagcagagtaatgaaggaaacattaagaatacttataaaagcagcaatgactatagtagatgtaggagctatttatttgtttgtatttagttattttatgcataagcaatattgtttggtttattaagatagcttttctattgatggtcattggtttagtttaataatatttttgttgtttagtatacttagTTTTGGGTTTGGTCATTTACTttgaattgggtaacactgtggACACCTGCGGTTAcatataggagtaggcaggtataggaccagcatgcaccggggTGGGCCTATAGTTTTTTACCAGAGAGTCAGTGACATCATTCCCTTTGTTCTGTTGTTTATTTGCCttatttgtttgaatttcaGCAACACGAAATTCTGTTTGGACATTAACCTCTCTGCCTGTGTAAACCACAAAGCCATGGTGCGTCAGTGgccctttgatttaagtttgttttaggatttttcaGACAATTGGCCactacagtagaattataataacgatgtagggaataataatagtaatgtgactaataatgatagtggtggtagtagtgggtgtcagcagggcctcagtcggtggcacgatgacagtccaaatataaccccgattcctgggaacctgcgaggcgagaaagcacaagaactccggggaagaagcaaaatcagtaatgtgcataaataggagattaatacataaagatggagggagagaagaggagagaggagctcagtgtatcctaggtagtcccccggctgtctaggcatatagcagcatatctaggggctggaccaaggagaacctgaaccagtcctaactataaacctgaaccagtcctaactataaacctgaaccagtcctaactataacctgaaccagtcctaactataaacctgaaccagtcctaactataaacctgaaccagtcctaactataaacctgaaccagtcctaactataaacctgaaccagtcctaactataaacctgaaccagtcctaactataaacctgaaccagtcctaaccataaacctgaaccagtcctaactataaacctgaaccagtcctaactataaccagaacctgaaccagtcctaactatagacctgaaccagtcctaactatagacctgaaccagtcctaactatagacctgaaccagt from Anoplopoma fimbria isolate UVic2021 breed Golden Eagle Sablefish chromosome 8, Afim_UVic_2022, whole genome shotgun sequence includes:
- the dbt gene encoding lipoamide acyltransferase component of branched-chain alpha-keto acid dehydrogenase complex, mitochondrial encodes the protein MAAVTRGSFSALRQLLTHQYRRRCFRLQNFRTNRTVQPLSFRCGTNLQMFSSRTLHSSTGSRGPIVSFKLSDIGEGIMEVTVKEWYVKEGDKVSQFDSICEVQSDKASVTITSRYDGVIKKLYYDVDATALVGKPLVDIETESSSEVIQEEDVVETPAMAQEEHTHQEIKGLKTQATPAVRRLAMENNIKLSEVVGTGRDGRILKEDILNFLAKQTGAIIPPTLFQEIQTPAPPPAAAAARPVSTTAAIKAPPTTPRPVFTGKDVTEPLKGFHRAMVKTMTAALKIPHFGYCDEVDMSRLVALRAELRPLAEGRGVKLSYMPFFIKAASMGLLHFPILNSSLDEGCQNITYKASHNIGLAMDTIQGLLVPNVKNVQLLSVFDIAQELNRLQTLGAAGQLGTNEMTGGTFTLSNIGSIGGTYTKPVILPPEVAIGALGKLQVLPRFDAGGQVVRAHIMNVSWSADHRIIDGATMCRFSNLWREYLENPASMLLDLK